In one Deltaproteobacteria bacterium genomic region, the following are encoded:
- a CDS encoding thymidylate synthase gives MLKPVFAKARDIPDVWFRLVRAAVLEGREYQVTKGSTPTKRWELDFVSAHILYPGTRPLEPEIPVGICIPNPVEPGYIEQYLPYYMTDVAQPGEHYTYGEDLSWQIEWVINYYREHGPGTKHCYMTVGRPESLYFYDTTVDAVETIDVQGRADGKRIRRREIGNAFNKKQPGTTQCLRGVDTAIKYGKLHFSIHFRSWNLWNGLPANLGCLQMVKEYMASQIGVEDGEMFITCLKLGLAESYFDIAKLRLYLESREGERD, from the coding sequence ATGTTGAAACCCGTGTTTGCGAAAGCCAGGGACATCCCGGACGTATGGTTTCGACTGGTGCGCGCCGCCGTTCTCGAGGGCCGCGAGTATCAGGTGACCAAAGGCAGCACCCCCACCAAGCGGTGGGAGTTGGACTTCGTGTCGGCCCACATTCTCTATCCCGGAACACGGCCGTTAGAGCCCGAGATTCCGGTGGGAATCTGCATTCCAAACCCGGTCGAGCCGGGCTATATTGAACAGTACCTGCCCTATTACATGACGGATGTGGCTCAGCCGGGAGAGCATTACACTTATGGAGAAGATCTGAGCTGGCAGATAGAATGGGTGATCAATTACTACCGGGAGCACGGGCCGGGAACCAAGCATTGTTACATGACCGTGGGGCGTCCCGAGAGCCTGTATTTCTATGATACGACCGTAGACGCCGTGGAAACCATAGACGTTCAGGGCCGCGCCGACGGAAAGCGCATCCGGCGTCGCGAGATCGGAAACGCATTCAACAAGAAACAGCCGGGGACCACCCAGTGTCTGAGAGGGGTGGATACGGCCATCAAATACGGCAAGCTTCACTTCAGCATACATTTCAGAAGCTGGAATCTATGGAACGGACTTCCGGCCAACTTGGGCTGTCTTCAGATGGTGAAAGAATACATGGCGTCGCAGATCGGAGTTGAAGACGGCGAGATGTTCATCACCTGTCTGAAATTGGGGCTGGCGGAATCCTACTTCGATATTGCAAAGCTGCGGCTGTATCTCGAGTCAAGGGAGGGTGAACGCGACTGA
- a CDS encoding dCMP deaminase family protein gives MRPEWDEYFMVIAKIVSTRSTCNSRPTGAVVVRDKHILTTGYNGSMPGAPHCSDEPPVNGRPFCYRRHMNIGEYDKYNYCRSSHAEANAIAQAARFGISLEGATLYTTLAPCYVCLKLVAGARIRAVFFEYAYESSDPERDEFWKTAAREAKLETFKQLQVSDEAIARVISSLVFPTSRRMLASTLPDLPCSP, from the coding sequence ATGCGCCCTGAATGGGACGAATATTTTATGGTCATTGCGAAGATCGTAAGCACGCGATCGACGTGCAACTCCCGTCCCACAGGGGCCGTGGTGGTCCGGGACAAGCATATCCTGACTACGGGGTACAACGGTTCGATGCCCGGAGCGCCCCATTGCAGCGACGAACCTCCGGTCAATGGGAGACCTTTCTGTTATCGGCGGCACATGAACATAGGAGAATACGACAAATACAATTACTGCCGATCCTCGCACGCCGAGGCCAATGCCATTGCCCAGGCGGCCCGCTTCGGCATTTCCCTCGAAGGGGCCACCCTCTATACCACTCTGGCGCCGTGTTATGTCTGCCTGAAACTGGTCGCCGGAGCCCGAATCAGGGCCGTATTTTTTGAATATGCCTACGAATCCTCGGATCCCGAAAGGGACGAGTTCTGGAAGACGGCCGCAAGAGAAGCCAAATTGGAGACGTTCAAACAGCTACAGGTCAGCGACGAGGCGATTGCACGGGTCATCTCGAGCCTCGTATTCCCGACGTCCCGCCGCATGTTGGCTTCCACACTTCCCGACCTGCCTTGCTCCCCCTAA
- a CDS encoding methyl-accepting chemotaxis protein, producing the protein MRLKTVQQKIAVWSGACLIATAAIIVIYSTYTLMDVARSARERAIQSAETRATEIAENIAGEIKAKVEIALDSARTLAQALSGIKDKESPVELDREEVNSILKIVLDRNPQFVGTYTLWEPNAFDGLDSGNVNAKGHDATGRFIPYWCRNQEGKIAVEPLVDYEKEGPGDYYQVPKKTKKEAIIDPYIYPVQGKDTLITSLVVPVVVKDVFYGIAGIDLKLEFLQQIVDNTKELYGGTAEIAIISNNGTLGAYTRKPGLAGKHMKEAFKDREQHLPGIREGKIVTEKGDDWIDTFVPVRIGATTTPWSVSISIPTTRITAEADNQMTVAIRDMWSMILIGVACAVAATILLWLLARGIARPLHRVAQGLNDSAEQVASASNQVASSSQSLAEGSSEQAASIEETSSSLEEMSSMTKQNAENASQADSLMKEANQVVVQANESMTELTSSMAEIRKASEQTSKIIKTIDEIAFQTNLLALNAAVEAARAGEAGAGFAVVADEVRNLAMRAAEAARNTADLIEGTVKKVKEGSDLVAKTSNAFAQVAGSASKVGDLVSEISAASREQAMGIDQLSKAVAEMDKVTQQNAANAEESSSTSEEMKGQAERMKRFVADLVAIIGGSAKHTAATRSSGPRSARSRTSKEAHVPPQKGKSKAVAATQAREVKPEEVIPLEEDFNEF; encoded by the coding sequence ATGCGGCTGAAGACTGTTCAGCAGAAAATCGCGGTCTGGTCCGGTGCTTGTCTGATCGCCACGGCGGCGATCATCGTTATATATTCAACATACACGTTGATGGACGTGGCTCGTTCGGCCCGCGAGAGGGCCATTCAATCCGCTGAAACACGCGCCACGGAAATCGCCGAAAACATCGCCGGTGAGATCAAAGCGAAAGTCGAGATTGCTTTGGACAGTGCGCGCACATTGGCGCAGGCCCTGTCCGGCATTAAGGACAAAGAGAGCCCTGTGGAGCTGGATCGCGAAGAGGTAAACAGCATTCTTAAAATCGTTTTGGACCGAAATCCTCAATTTGTGGGTACGTACACGCTCTGGGAGCCAAACGCCTTTGACGGGTTGGATAGTGGAAACGTCAATGCGAAAGGCCACGATGCGACAGGCAGGTTCATTCCTTATTGGTGCAGAAACCAGGAGGGCAAGATTGCGGTGGAGCCTCTCGTGGACTACGAAAAAGAGGGTCCTGGAGACTATTATCAGGTTCCCAAAAAGACCAAGAAGGAAGCCATCATCGACCCTTACATCTATCCCGTACAAGGAAAGGATACTCTGATCACTTCGCTGGTGGTTCCTGTGGTGGTCAAGGACGTCTTTTATGGAATTGCCGGCATCGACCTCAAGCTGGAATTTCTCCAGCAAATCGTGGACAACACCAAGGAATTATACGGCGGTACGGCGGAAATCGCAATTATAAGCAACAATGGGACCCTGGGCGCCTATACCAGAAAACCCGGCCTGGCCGGAAAACACATGAAGGAAGCATTCAAAGACCGGGAACAGCATTTGCCCGGTATTCGAGAAGGGAAGATCGTCACCGAGAAAGGGGATGACTGGATCGATACGTTCGTACCCGTGCGGATAGGTGCGACAACCACTCCTTGGAGCGTCAGTATCAGCATTCCTACCACCAGAATCACTGCGGAAGCGGATAATCAGATGACGGTCGCCATACGCGACATGTGGAGCATGATTCTGATAGGAGTTGCATGCGCCGTGGCGGCAACGATTCTCCTGTGGCTGTTGGCTCGAGGCATCGCACGACCCCTCCACCGTGTCGCGCAAGGACTCAATGATAGCGCGGAACAGGTAGCCTCGGCCTCCAATCAGGTCGCTTCTTCGAGCCAATCGTTGGCTGAAGGGTCCTCCGAGCAAGCGGCATCCATCGAAGAAACGTCTTCCTCCCTCGAAGAGATGTCCTCCATGACCAAACAGAACGCGGAGAACGCAAGTCAGGCGGACAGTCTTATGAAAGAGGCCAACCAGGTCGTAGTACAGGCCAACGAGTCCATGACGGAGTTGACCTCTTCCATGGCTGAGATTAGAAAGGCCAGTGAACAAACCTCGAAAATCATTAAAACTATTGACGAGATCGCTTTTCAGACCAATCTCCTGGCTCTGAACGCCGCGGTCGAGGCGGCCCGGGCCGGAGAGGCCGGAGCCGGCTTCGCGGTCGTGGCTGACGAAGTCCGAAACCTGGCCATGCGGGCTGCCGAGGCGGCAAGAAACACCGCCGACCTCATCGAGGGAACGGTTAAGAAAGTAAAAGAAGGTTCGGACCTTGTAGCCAAGACCAGCAATGCTTTCGCACAAGTGGCTGGAAGCGCCTCGAAAGTAGGCGATCTGGTCAGCGAGATATCCGCTGCTTCCCGCGAGCAGGCCATGGGGATCGACCAGCTCAGCAAAGCCGTGGCGGAAATGGATAAAGTCACTCAGCAAAACGCCGCCAACGCTGAAGAGTCTTCGTCCACCTCCGAGGAGATGAAGGGACAAGCCGAGCGAATGAAGCGATTTGTTGCGGACCTGGTCGCCATCATTGGAGGCTCGGCCAAGCATACAGCGGCGACTCGTTCATCAGGACCGCGTTCCGCTCGGTCACGAACAAGTAAAGAGGCTCACGTGCCACCCCAAAAGGGCAAGAGCAAAGCCGTAGCTGCGACTCAGGCTCGAGAAGTCAAGCCTGAAGAGGTCATCCCCTTGGAAGAGGATTTCAACGAGTTCTGA
- a CDS encoding TatD family hydrolase, protein MLIDTHAHLDMDDFLDDLRDVLDRAERGGVGWVVTVGSEIAKWSRSIRIAHENDRVFAAVGLHPHEASSMDRALGQMEPLLNDDRLLALGEIGLDYHYEHSPREEQERAFQIQIEMARAVRKPIIVHVREAHDQAIRILREGRAHEVGGVIHCFTGSAKDVNPYLDLGFLISFTGILTFKKADDVRSAAAKVPLDRVMVETDAPYLAPIPHRGKRNEPAFVVHVARALAELLGMSPERVFEQTTRNAVAFFGLPEFP, encoded by the coding sequence ATGCTCATCGACACTCACGCCCATCTGGACATGGACGATTTTCTGGATGACTTGAGGGATGTACTCGATCGCGCAGAGCGCGGGGGCGTCGGATGGGTGGTGACCGTGGGCTCCGAGATCGCCAAATGGAGCCGTTCCATCCGCATCGCCCATGAAAACGACCGGGTATTCGCCGCGGTGGGGCTGCATCCCCACGAAGCTTCGAGTATGGATCGCGCCCTGGGGCAAATGGAGCCGCTGTTAAACGATGACAGGCTATTGGCCCTCGGCGAAATCGGGCTTGACTATCACTATGAGCACTCACCACGAGAAGAACAGGAACGGGCGTTTCAAATTCAAATCGAGATGGCGCGAGCCGTTCGCAAGCCGATCATCGTCCACGTCAGGGAGGCCCACGACCAGGCCATTCGCATCCTGCGGGAAGGCCGGGCTCACGAGGTGGGCGGCGTGATCCACTGCTTCACGGGAAGTGCGAAAGACGTGAATCCGTATTTGGACTTGGGCTTCCTCATCTCCTTCACGGGCATCCTGACCTTCAAAAAGGCGGACGATGTGCGGTCGGCGGCAGCGAAGGTCCCCTTGGACCGGGTGATGGTCGAAACGGATGCTCCTTATCTGGCGCCGATACCCCATCGAGGAAAGCGAAACGAGCCGGCGTTCGTGGTGCACGTAGCCCGGGCTCTGGCCGAACTCCTCGGGATGTCTCCCGAGCGCGTCTTCGAACAGACTACCCGAAATGCCGTGGCTTTCTTCGGCCTCCCGGAGTTTCCGTGA
- the maf gene encoding septum formation protein Maf, with translation MTEHALFILASESPRRPELLRRMRLTFDVRPARCDERLHQGETPEAYTRRMALEKAEAVGAGAPDTWVLAADTVVFSDGRILGKPGDRDEARLMLSALSGRVHEVVTSFCWYHGGRNIRYVRSIESRVEFKDLTEDEIERYVGSGEPMDKAGAYAVQGLGSFMVRAVHGSYTRPKLCKPG, from the coding sequence GTGACCGAACACGCGCTTTTCATACTCGCTTCCGAATCTCCGCGCCGACCAGAACTCCTCCGGAGAATGAGATTGACCTTCGACGTGCGTCCCGCGCGCTGTGACGAACGTTTGCACCAGGGCGAGACTCCCGAGGCCTACACCCGCCGCATGGCGCTGGAGAAGGCCGAGGCCGTGGGCGCGGGCGCTCCCGATACGTGGGTGTTGGCAGCGGACACGGTGGTGTTTTCCGACGGACGGATTCTGGGCAAGCCGGGGGACCGGGACGAGGCCCGTCTCATGCTGTCCGCGCTGAGCGGCCGAGTGCATGAGGTAGTGACTTCCTTTTGCTGGTACCACGGCGGCCGGAATATACGGTATGTTCGATCCATTGAAAGTCGAGTGGAATTCAAAGACCTCACCGAGGACGAGATCGAGCGGTACGTCGGATCGGGCGAGCCGATGGACAAAGCAGGCGCATATGCCGTCCAGGGACTGGGTTCATTCATGGTGCGGGCCGTCCACGGTTCTTACACGCGACCGAAGCTGTGCAAGCCGGGGTGA
- a CDS encoding YggS family pyridoxal phosphate-dependent enzyme: protein MGRADGQSRRICRPGTGFIHGAGRPRFLHATEAVQAGVSILGENYLQEAQGKIDQFELPVSWHFIGHLQSKKAKPVVRLFDLVHSVDSFNLAHEISKRAAILDKTADVLIQVNVSGEASKFGIVPEQLEPLLDRIQTLENVRVRGLMTMPPYFDQPERVRPFFARLRERMARVKNRRWSPNIRLEELSMGMSGDFETAIEEGATLVRVGTAIFGSRQ, encoded by the coding sequence ATCGGGCGAGCCGATGGACAAAGCAGGCGCATATGCCGTCCAGGGACTGGGTTCATTCATGGTGCGGGCCGTCCACGGTTCTTACACGCGACCGAAGCTGTGCAAGCCGGGGTGAGCATCCTGGGAGAAAACTATCTTCAAGAGGCTCAGGGGAAAATCGACCAATTCGAGCTTCCGGTTTCCTGGCATTTTATTGGACACCTTCAGTCCAAAAAAGCAAAACCGGTAGTGCGCCTGTTCGATCTGGTCCATTCTGTGGACAGTTTCAACCTTGCGCACGAGATTTCCAAACGTGCGGCGATTCTCGACAAAACCGCGGACGTCCTGATTCAGGTAAACGTGAGCGGAGAAGCGTCCAAGTTCGGTATCGTTCCCGAGCAGCTGGAACCGCTGCTGGATCGAATCCAGACCTTGGAGAACGTGCGCGTACGCGGTCTCATGACCATGCCTCCCTACTTCGATCAGCCCGAGCGGGTACGGCCTTTCTTTGCCCGGCTGCGTGAACGTATGGCAAGGGTCAAGAATCGGAGATGGTCTCCGAACATTCGTCTCGAGGAATTATCCATGGGCATGAGCGGCGATTTCGAAACGGCGATCGAAGAGGGCGCCACCCTGGTTCGAGTGGGCACTGCCATTTTTGGCTCCAGGCAATAA
- a CDS encoding TIGR02757 family protein, translating into MQKTALKTSLDRHLDDLYLRYNRREFVHPDPLAFLYPYEDVRDREIVGLIASALAYGRVNQIMKSVGLVLERMPSPHAFLRQASLRSLEKTFQGFKHRFTTGEELAALLFGVKRAVERHGSLSSCFRLGLHDEDDTVLEALAAFVDELSTLANRSLSFLLPSPTKGSACKRLHLYLRWMVRRDAVDPGGWKSVDPSKLVVPLDTHMYRIGLALGLTGCKQANIRAALEVTAGFRTIAPNDPVRYDFALTRLGIRTDTDLNAFLKTCGVKGHACL; encoded by the coding sequence ATGCAAAAAACCGCCCTGAAAACGTCCCTAGACAGACACCTGGACGATCTGTATCTGCGGTACAACCGTCGTGAATTCGTGCATCCGGATCCGTTGGCCTTCCTCTATCCCTACGAGGACGTGCGTGACCGCGAAATCGTGGGACTCATCGCGTCCGCTTTGGCTTACGGCAGAGTAAACCAGATTATGAAAAGCGTGGGTCTCGTTCTCGAACGCATGCCCTCGCCACATGCCTTTCTTCGGCAGGCAAGTTTGCGTTCGCTGGAAAAGACATTTCAGGGCTTCAAACACCGGTTCACCACCGGCGAAGAACTGGCCGCTCTGTTATTTGGGGTCAAACGCGCAGTCGAGCGTCACGGTTCTCTGAGTTCGTGCTTTCGTCTGGGTTTGCACGACGAGGACGACACGGTGCTCGAAGCGCTGGCCGCCTTTGTCGACGAATTGTCCACACTGGCGAATCGTTCGTTGAGCTTTCTTTTGCCTTCGCCCACCAAGGGAAGCGCCTGCAAACGGCTGCACCTGTATTTACGGTGGATGGTGAGGCGGGACGCCGTGGATCCGGGGGGGTGGAAATCGGTGGACCCGTCCAAACTGGTCGTGCCTTTGGACACACATATGTATCGAATCGGCCTGGCCTTAGGATTGACCGGATGCAAGCAAGCCAACATCCGGGCGGCTCTCGAAGTCACTGCGGGATTCCGGACCATCGCCCCCAATGACCCCGTTCGGTACGACTTTGCCCTGACCCGGCTCGGCATTCGAACCGACACGGATCTGAACGCCTTTCTGAAGACATGTGGCGTGAAAGGGCACGCATGCTTATGA
- a CDS encoding Crp/Fnr family transcriptional regulator — translation MDTIQLISAVPLFQGLPLNQLQDLSTIVVEKSYRKGQTVFSEGAEGTGFHVVIEGRIKVYKLSSEGKEQILHIIEPGEPFGEVPVFEGGRFPAHAQALENSKTYYFPRKGFIRLIEKNPSLALNMLAILARRLRSFTRLIDDLSLKEVPSRLASYFLRLSDRRDGGLDLQLDISKGQLASRLGTIPETLSRILAKMVRNGLIDIDGPNVRILDREGLETVAETGKGLV, via the coding sequence ATGGACACAATTCAGCTCATTTCAGCCGTCCCGCTGTTTCAGGGACTTCCTTTGAATCAGCTTCAGGACCTGTCGACCATTGTAGTGGAGAAGAGCTATCGCAAAGGGCAGACGGTTTTCTCGGAAGGCGCTGAAGGAACGGGATTCCACGTGGTGATCGAGGGACGCATCAAGGTGTATAAGCTCTCTTCCGAAGGCAAAGAACAGATCCTCCACATCATCGAACCGGGCGAGCCTTTCGGGGAAGTGCCGGTATTCGAGGGAGGACGGTTTCCAGCCCACGCCCAGGCCCTCGAAAACTCGAAAACCTATTATTTCCCCCGGAAAGGGTTCATCCGGCTGATAGAAAAGAACCCTTCACTCGCCTTGAACATGTTGGCCATACTTGCCAGACGGCTTCGATCGTTCACTCGTCTCATAGATGATCTCTCCCTTAAGGAAGTCCCCAGCCGCCTGGCCTCCTACTTTCTTCGGTTGAGCGACCGTCGCGACGGCGGCCTGGATCTTCAGTTGGATATATCCAAGGGGCAGCTGGCCAGTCGTTTGGGCACCATACCCGAAACTCTGTCTCGTATTCTGGCCAAAATGGTTCGCAACGGGTTGATCGACATCGACGGTCCAAACGTTCGAATCCTGGACCGGGAAGGGCTGGAAACCGTGGCCGAAACAGGCAAAGGACTTGTTTGA
- a CDS encoding 4Fe-4S binding protein translates to MKWTGPAEEAVSRAPFFVRKRVRRKVEEEAVRQGATEVRIEHVEASRKRFLENMEDEVKGYQVESCFGNGECPNRIRNDAELVGRIDELLASKELKSFLKDRVQGPLKLHHEFRVSVSGCPNACSRPQIVDVGILGARRPAIVTEDCDRCSECVETCREGALLLPEDARAPILDEDACLACGRCIEACPAGALVGRDIGYRVLVGGKLGRHPQLGIELEGVHPVSEVLEILDGCLEVYTSHCREGERFGEVLNREGMEVLVEKLRKKSEKMTLLT, encoded by the coding sequence ATGAAGTGGACCGGACCAGCGGAGGAAGCCGTGTCGAGGGCGCCGTTTTTTGTGCGGAAACGGGTAAGAAGAAAGGTGGAGGAGGAGGCTGTCCGGCAAGGGGCCACGGAGGTTCGTATCGAGCACGTGGAAGCAAGCCGGAAGCGATTTCTGGAAAACATGGAAGACGAGGTCAAGGGCTACCAGGTGGAAAGTTGCTTCGGGAACGGAGAGTGTCCCAACAGGATACGGAACGATGCGGAATTGGTCGGACGGATAGACGAACTGTTAGCTTCCAAGGAGTTGAAATCGTTTCTCAAAGATCGTGTCCAAGGACCGTTGAAACTGCATCACGAGTTTAGAGTCTCCGTTTCCGGATGTCCAAACGCCTGCTCGCGTCCGCAAATCGTGGATGTGGGAATCCTGGGTGCCCGCCGTCCCGCCATCGTTACGGAAGATTGCGACCGGTGTTCCGAATGCGTCGAGACGTGCCGCGAGGGGGCTCTGCTTCTGCCCGAAGACGCACGTGCGCCAATCCTGGATGAGGACGCATGCCTGGCTTGCGGTCGATGTATAGAAGCCTGCCCTGCCGGTGCCCTGGTCGGAAGAGATATCGGATACCGTGTGCTGGTGGGCGGAAAACTGGGACGACATCCCCAATTGGGTATCGAACTCGAGGGCGTTCACCCGGTATCGGAGGTCCTGGAAATTCTTGACGGCTGCTTGGAGGTGTACACGTCTCACTGTCGTGAAGGAGAACGCTTCGGGGAAGTGCTCAACAGGGAAGGGATGGAAGTGTTGGTCGAGAAATTGAGAAAGAAATCAGAAAAAATGACGCTCTTGACTTAG
- the hcp gene encoding hydroxylamine reductase, with amino-acid sequence MFCYQCEQTAKGEGCVKVGVCGKQPEVAALQDLLVYALTGLSQVAVEGRKVGVNDHKANVFTLKGMFSTLTNVNFDPQDIAGFVRRCVEIRDALKVKVRAAGGATDFGDGPARFEPASTLEGLIKQGDSVGVKSDPSVDPDIHSLKQVTVYGIKGVCAYADHARILGQEDDGVYAFIHEALAATLNKDLGLNDWVGLALKTGEVNLKAMELLDKANTGTYGNPEPTQVSLGHRKGKAILVSGHDLKDLEELLKQTEGKGVSVYTHGEMLPTHAYPELKKYGHLAGHFGTAWQNQIREFSDFPGAILMTTNCIQKPQESYKDNIFTSGVVGWPGVKHISDLNFAAVIEKALAMPGFADSTDGKKVMCGFGHNAVMSVAGKVIEAVKSGAIKHFFLVAGCDGAKPGRNYYTEFVEKVPKDSVVLTLACGKFRFFDKDLGNIGGIPRLLDIGQCNDAYSAIQIAVALAGAFNCGVNDLPLSMILSWYEQKAVAILLTLLHLGIKDIRLGPSLPAFVTPNVLDVLVKNFNIMPITTPEGDLKAILG; translated from the coding sequence ATGTTTTGTTATCAATGTGAACAGACGGCCAAGGGCGAAGGATGCGTGAAAGTCGGCGTTTGCGGAAAGCAACCGGAGGTTGCGGCTCTGCAGGATCTCCTGGTTTACGCCTTGACAGGATTGTCCCAGGTGGCGGTTGAAGGCCGCAAGGTGGGTGTCAACGACCACAAGGCCAACGTATTCACGCTAAAAGGGATGTTTTCCACGCTGACCAACGTGAATTTCGACCCTCAGGATATCGCAGGATTCGTCCGCCGCTGTGTGGAAATCCGAGACGCGCTGAAGGTGAAGGTCAGGGCCGCCGGCGGCGCCACGGACTTTGGGGATGGACCCGCCCGTTTCGAACCGGCTTCGACCCTGGAAGGCCTCATCAAGCAGGGAGACTCCGTAGGAGTCAAATCCGATCCTTCGGTGGACCCGGATATTCATTCATTGAAGCAGGTCACGGTGTATGGAATCAAAGGAGTCTGCGCCTACGCCGATCACGCTAGGATCTTAGGGCAAGAAGACGACGGAGTGTATGCCTTTATTCATGAAGCATTGGCGGCCACATTGAACAAGGATCTGGGCTTGAATGACTGGGTCGGTCTGGCGCTCAAGACCGGCGAAGTGAATCTGAAAGCGATGGAATTGCTGGACAAAGCCAATACGGGCACCTATGGCAATCCCGAGCCGACGCAAGTCTCTTTAGGCCACAGGAAAGGCAAAGCCATCCTGGTGTCGGGCCACGATCTCAAGGACCTCGAGGAGTTGCTCAAACAGACGGAAGGCAAGGGCGTCAGTGTTTACACTCATGGTGAAATGCTGCCCACACACGCCTATCCCGAATTGAAGAAGTATGGTCATCTTGCCGGGCATTTCGGTACGGCCTGGCAAAACCAGATTCGCGAGTTCAGCGACTTCCCGGGGGCCATCCTCATGACGACCAACTGCATTCAGAAGCCTCAGGAGTCCTATAAGGACAACATCTTCACCTCGGGGGTGGTCGGCTGGCCCGGCGTCAAGCACATCAGCGATCTCAACTTCGCGGCCGTAATCGAGAAGGCCTTGGCAATGCCCGGTTTTGCCGACAGCACGGACGGCAAGAAGGTGATGTGCGGTTTCGGTCACAATGCGGTAATGAGCGTGGCGGGCAAAGTGATTGAAGCCGTGAAGAGCGGCGCCATCAAGCACTTTTTCCTGGTAGCCGGATGCGACGGAGCCAAACCGGGACGAAACTATTACACCGAGTTTGTCGAGAAGGTACCGAAGGACAGCGTGGTGTTGACCCTGGCTTGTGGCAAGTTCCGCTTTTTCGACAAGGACCTGGGGAACATTGGGGGCATTCCGAGACTACTCGACATCGGGCAGTGTAACGATGCCTACTCGGCGATTCAGATCGCGGTGGCTCTGGCCGGCGCCTTCAACTGCGGCGTAAACGATTTGCCGCTGTCCATGATCCTGTCATGGTACGAACAGAAGGCCGTGGCCATTCTTCTGACTCTGCTGCACTTAGGGATCAAAGACATTCGCCTGGGGCCGTCTTTGCCCGCGTTCGTGACCCCCAACGTGCTCGATGTGCTGGTGAAAAACTTCAATATCATGCCTATCACCACCCCGGAGGGTGACTTGAAGGCCATTCTTGGTTAA
- a CDS encoding HD domain-containing protein: MKCPGQETQYWKPGAIFETRCPGCGKEIEFFKDEPARNCKGCGRRVVNPRMDFGCASYCKYAEQCLGNLPPELLAERDDLLKDRVAIEMKRYFGRDFKRIGHATRVARYAETIGKEEGGNLAVILCAAYLHDIGIHEAERKYQSTAARYQHEEGPPIARTILTKLGANEHLIDEVCDIVSHHHSPRGDDSVNFKVVYDADLITNLEEQAKDQSPESEKMKERINRSFLTENGRETARKALLNHGA, encoded by the coding sequence ATGAAGTGTCCCGGACAGGAGACCCAATACTGGAAACCCGGAGCCATATTCGAGACCAGGTGTCCCGGATGCGGGAAAGAGATTGAGTTTTTCAAAGACGAGCCGGCGCGTAACTGCAAGGGATGCGGCCGACGCGTGGTGAATCCGAGGATGGATTTCGGATGTGCTTCCTACTGCAAGTATGCGGAACAGTGCCTGGGAAACTTGCCTCCGGAGCTTCTGGCGGAACGGGACGATCTTCTGAAGGACCGGGTCGCCATCGAAATGAAGCGGTATTTCGGAAGGGATTTCAAGAGAATAGGCCATGCGACCAGGGTGGCCAGATACGCGGAGACCATCGGCAAGGAGGAAGGCGGTAATCTGGCGGTGATCCTGTGTGCGGCCTATCTGCATGACATCGGCATTCACGAAGCGGAACGGAAATACCAGAGCACGGCCGCGCGATATCAGCACGAGGAAGGGCCGCCCATTGCCAGGACCATTCTGACCAAGCTGGGCGCCAACGAGCATCTGATCGACGAGGTCTGCGACATCGTAAGCCATCATCATTCGCCGCGGGGTGATGACTCCGTGAATTTCAAAGTGGTATACGACGCGGATCTGATTACCAATCTCGAGGAACAGGCGAAAGATCAATCTCCGGAATCGGAAAAGATGAAAGAACGCATCAATCGGTCGTTCCTCACTGAAAACGGGCGGGAGACCGCGAGGAAAGCGCTTCTAAACCATGGAGCATAG